The Peptacetobacter hiranonis DNA window TGATACTGGTTACAGAATGGTACCAGATACAGCTAAACCAGAAGATTTAATGGTATCACATGGGGGATATGATAACTCTGACGTTAATAGAGATATCAACTGCATGTTCCCTATAGAAAGATTACATGAACTAGCAGCAGAAGGATTCATAAAAGCTGTTGCACCAATGCACTACACATTCATGGGTGGTGGTGGTAACCAGCACGTATTCACAGAAGAAACTGGTCCAGAAATCGCTAGAAAATTAAAAGAAGAAAATGTTGACGGTGTCGTTATGACAGCTGGTTGAGGTACTTGCCATAGAACTGCCGTGATCGTGCAGAGAGCAATAGAAGAAGCTGGTATACCTTCAATAATAATAGCAGCTTTACCTCCAGTTGTTAGACAGAATGGATCTCCAAGAGCAGTTGCTCCAATGGTTCCAATGGGTGCTAATGCTGGTGAACCTCACAACGTTGAAATGCAGACTGGTATATTAAAAGCTACTTTACAGCAGTTAGTAGAAATACCATCAGCTGGTAAAATAGTTCCATTACCATTTGAATACCACGCTGCTATATAATTAGTGAGCTTAAATAGTGGGTTTATCCATTAAATAAAAATACCCCCTTTCCGGAATTCCGGGGAGGGGGTTTAAAAAAA harbors:
- the prdB gene encoding D-proline reductase (dithiol) protein PrdB, with the translated sequence MSLTTVKGLQSEIFVPITPPPVWTPVTKELKDMVIALATAAGVHLKTDKRFNLAGDTGYRMVPDTAKPEDLMVSHGGYDNSDVNRDINCMFPIERLHELAAEGFIKAVAPMHYTFMGGGGNQHVFTEETGPEIARKLKEENVDGVVMTAGUGTCHRTAVIVQRAIEEAGIPSIIIAALPPVVRQNGSPRAVAPMVPMGANAGEPHNVEMQTGILKATLQQLVEIPSAGKIVPLPFEYHAAI